In Vidua macroura isolate BioBank_ID:100142 chromosome 31, ASM2450914v1, whole genome shotgun sequence, one DNA window encodes the following:
- the FAM167A gene encoding protein FAM167A, with protein sequence MSVPQIQIEEALDSKDAGSGGVPPPDDHLRTLKALTEKLRLETRRPSYLEWKAKLEEQAWKSPQPEGTEDEATKAKKTPGETVPMRKVQLHLNGSPAQDKGTVTSGRIGGFESIDEALTWLRKELAEMRLQDQQLARQLMRLRSDINKLKIEQTCHLHQRMLNDATYELEERDELADLFCDFPLVSSFSLSTPLKLIGVTKMNINSRRFSLC encoded by the exons ATGTCTGTGCCCCAAATCCAAATAGAAGAGGCTCTGGACAGCAAGGATGCTGGCTCTGGGGGGGTTCCTCCTCCGGATGATCATCTGAGGACCCTCAAGGCATTGACAGAGAAGCTGAGACTGGAGACCAGGCGCCCTTCCTACTTGGAATGGAAGGcaaagctggaggagcaggCTTGGAAGAGCCCCCAGCCTGAGGGGACAGAGGATGAGGCCACCAAGGCCAAAAAGACCCCAGGGGAGACTGTCCCCATGAGGAAGGTGCAGCTGCACCTCAACGggagccctgcccaggacaAGGGGACTGTCACCTCAGGGAGGATAGGTGGCTTTGAGAGCATCGACGAAGCTTTGACGTGGCTCAGGAAGGAGCTG GCAGAAATGCGCCTGCAGGACCAGCAGCTGGCCAGGCAGCTCATGCGGCTGCGCAGCGACATCAACAAGCTGAAGATCGAGCAGACGTGCCACCTGCACCAGCGCATGCTCAACGATGCCACCTACGAGCTGGAGGAGAGGGACGAGCTCGCCGACCTCTTCTGCGACTTCCCCCTCGTGAGCTCCTTCAGCCTCTCCACGCCCCTCAAGCTCATCGGGGTCACCAAGATGAACATCAACTCCCGCCGGTTCTCGCTGTGCTGA